The genomic segment CGCCCCGAAATCGACTGGCGTCATAACAAGTTCTGCTGGCTGGGAAGCACGAAGCCGCTGTCGGCATTCACTTTTGCCTTCCGCGAGAACGAACATGGCATCTGGATTCTCGGTGCCTATGGCTATGAAGCCGGCATGAGTACGTGGGTGCCGGAATGCGACGAGGCGACGTGGCTGCGGGCCGGGCTCGATCAGGCGAGCGAGGCGGAGACGGTCGCCTATCTGGAGAAACTGTTCGCTGATCTTCTGGATGGCCATCGCCTGCTGACCAATCGATCGATCTGGCGCAATTTTCCGATGATCAAGAACGAGCGGTGGTTCCACAAGAACATCGTTCTGCTCGGCGACGCTCTGCACACCGCGCATTATTCCATTGGCTCGGGCACGAAACTGGCGATGGAAGATGCGATCGCTTTGGCCGATGCCTTCGCGCATGGGGAGACCGTTCAGACGGCGCTTGAACATTTCGAGCGCACCCGTCGCGAAGACGTCGAGAAGACGCAGCACGCGGCCGATGTCAGTCTGACCTGGTTCGAGAAGCCAGAGCGCTTCTGGAAACTCGAGCCGATGCAGATGGCGTTCAGCCTACTGTCGCGTTCGAAGCAGATTACCTATGAAAACCTGAAACGTCGCGACGGCGCCTTTGTCGCCAAGGTCGATCAATGGTGGGGCGAAAAAGTGCGCCGCGAGCAAGGAGTTGATATCGCGCCGGATCGTTCGCCACCACCGATGTTCACGCCGTTTCGTCTGCGTGACATGGCCATCGACAATCGCGTCGTTGTCTCGCCGATGAATATGTACAGCGCCGAGCCTGGCGGCGTGCCGGGCGATTTCCATCTGGCGCATCTTGGGCGGCTGGCGATGGGGGGCGCCGGCTTGGTCTTTGCCGAGATGACCTCGGTATCGGAAGAGGCGCGGATCACGCCGGCCTGCCCGGGGCTCTATAACGACGTGCAGCTCGCCGCCTGGCGGCGCATCTGCGATTTCGTGCACCGGCAGAGCCACGCCAAGTTCTGTCTGCAGATCGGCCATGCCGGGCGCAAAGGCTCGACGCGGCTGGCCTGGGAGGGCATGGACTTGCCGCTGCGCGGCGACGGCAATTGGCCGATCGTGTCCGCTTCGCCACTGAAGTTCAGGAAGGAAAGCCAGGAGCCGACCGAGATCAGCCGCGCTGAAATGACGGAGGTCCGGCAGGCTTTCGTGCGCGCGGCGCGTCTGGCGCAGGCAGCCGGTTTCGATATGCTCGAACTGCATATGGCTCACGGCTATCTGCTTTCGAGTTTTATCTCGCCTCTGAGCAATCAGCGCGTGGATGAATATGGCGGCAGCCCGGAGAAGCGTATGCGCTTCCCCCTTGAAGTGTTCGATGCCGTGCGCGAGGTCTGGGCCGACAAACCACTTTCCGTTCGCATCTCGGCGACCGATTGGGTGGCGGGCCGTGGTCTTGATATCGACGACGCGATTGAGATCGCCCGCCTGTTGAAGGGCCGTGGCGTCGATATTCTCGATGTCTCGGCGGGGCAGACCTCGATGGAGGCGAAGCCGGTCTATGGCCGTATGTTCCAGACGCCATTTTCCGATGCGATCCGCAGCGAGGTCGATATTCCCACCATCACCGTCGGCAATATCACCACGCCCGATCAGGTGAACACCATCGTCGCGGCGGGGCGCGCCGATCTGGTGGCCCTGGCGCGTCCGCATCTGGTCGATCCGCAGTTCACCCTGCGCGCGGCGGCCCATTATGGCTATGACGC from the Beijerinckia sp. 28-YEA-48 genome contains:
- a CDS encoding bifunctional salicylyl-CoA 5-hydroxylase/oxidoreductase, yielding MKPLKFAVVGGGPGGLYFSILMKKANPACDITVYERNRADDTFGFGVVFSDETLGNFEARDKESYEAITSAFIYWGEIDTHVKGQVIRSDGHGFCGLGRRKLLLILQDRARDLGVKLNFSADVTDLSTLADADVIVAADGINSAIRERYQEHFRPEIDWRHNKFCWLGSTKPLSAFTFAFRENEHGIWILGAYGYEAGMSTWVPECDEATWLRAGLDQASEAETVAYLEKLFADLLDGHRLLTNRSIWRNFPMIKNERWFHKNIVLLGDALHTAHYSIGSGTKLAMEDAIALADAFAHGETVQTALEHFERTRREDVEKTQHAADVSLTWFEKPERFWKLEPMQMAFSLLSRSKQITYENLKRRDGAFVAKVDQWWGEKVRREQGVDIAPDRSPPPMFTPFRLRDMAIDNRVVVSPMNMYSAEPGGVPGDFHLAHLGRLAMGGAGLVFAEMTSVSEEARITPACPGLYNDVQLAAWRRICDFVHRQSHAKFCLQIGHAGRKGSTRLAWEGMDLPLRGDGNWPIVSASPLKFRKESQEPTEISRAEMTEVRQAFVRAARLAQAAGFDMLELHMAHGYLLSSFISPLSNQRVDEYGGSPEKRMRFPLEVFDAVREVWADKPLSVRISATDWVAGRGLDIDDAIEIARLLKGRGVDILDVSAGQTSMEAKPVYGRMFQTPFSDAIRSEVDIPTITVGNITTPDQVNTIVAAGRADLVALARPHLVDPQFTLRAAAHYGYDAQVWPKPYLAGKEQAMRLFERSNAEDEQLRASARIKPSAVRQAAE